The genomic segment GACGCTGCCGGAGGGCACCGAAATGGTGATGCCCGGTGACAACACCAACATCTCGGTGAAGCTGATCCAGCCCGTCGCCATGGACGACGGTCTGCGGTTCGCGATCCGCGAGGGTGGCCGCACCGTCGGCGCCGGCCGGGTCGTCAAGATCATCAACTAGTTCCACAGCACGAGGCCCGGACTCGCCGATCGCGGCGGTCCGGGCTTCGTGGTTTCTGCGCGGGCGAAAGCTGCACACCTGGTCAGCGAATTTCCGGTAAGATCTTGCGGTGTCCAGTCTGAAATTGACGGTTGGGGAATTTGACCGTCGCGGCCTGGCCGGGAGGTTCGGATGTCGTTCGTAAACGCGACGCCGGAGTATGTGGCGGCCGCCGCATCAGACCTGGAAAAAATCGGTTCGTCGATCAACTACGCCAACTCGGTGGCGTCGGGCGCGACGTCGGCGGTTCAGGCCGCCGGGGCCGACGCCGTGTCGGCGAGCATCTCGCACCTGTTCGGCGTGCACGCGGCGGCCTATCAGGCGATCAGCGCGCAGGCAGCGCTGTTCCATAACCAGTTTGTGCAGCTCATGAGCGGTGGGGCGCAGCAATATGCGGACACCGAGGTCGTCAACGCCCAGCCGCTGTCGGTCGCACCGCAAGCGGTGGCGGGTGCGGCCAACGTATCCGGCCAGGCAATGAGCAGCCAGCAGTTCATCGGCGCTGCGGCGCAAGCGGGTGGTGTGGCATCGGGGGTGCCGGTGGCAGCGGCGGTGCAGCCAGCCGCCGCGGCGCCGGCCGCTGTGACGGCGCCCGCGGCCGCTCCGGCGGCGACGGTGACACCGATGGCGGCAACCACCACGGTGGCGGCGGCCCCGGCCGGGCCTTCTGCGACGGCGCCCCACGCAGAAACATCCGCTTACGCAGCGGCGGCGGCACCGGCAGCAGCGGCGGCGGCACCGGCAGCGGCCCCGGCAGCGGCAGCAGCCGACGTCGCCGGCCCGGCCACCGCGTCGGCCGCTCCGGCGGATGTAGCCGCCGCCGAACTGTCGTCGGCCACGATGCTGCCCGCGGCGATGCCACTGTCCAACGGGCCGGCCATGGCGCCGCCGCCCACCTCTCCCAAAGGCGCACCACCGAAGCCGTCGCGCTGACTGGCCTGGGCTGATGCCCGGACGCCGGCTATGGATACAGCGCACGCGACAGCGCTAATCTGACACGAACCTTCCGGGCAAGGCGAGGAGAGACACGTGTTGGCGCGGTATCTGAAGACACAGTTAGTCGTTTTGCTATGCGGTGGTTTGGTCGGGCCGATCTTTCTGGTCGTCTACTTCACCCTCGGCCTGGGCAACCTGCTGCAATGGATGTTCTACGTCGGCCTGCTCATCACGGTGGCCGATGTCCTCATCGCACTCGCGCTGACCAACTACGGTGCGAAATCGGCGGCCAAATCGGCGTTGCTGGAGCAGCACGGGGTGCTGGCGCTCGCCCAAATCGTCGGCCTCTCCGAGACGGGCACCCGGATCAACGACCAGCCGCTGGTGAAGGTCGACCTGCACATCGAGGGACCCGGGATCACGGCGTTCGACAGTCAAGACCGGGTCATCGCCAACGTCACCAGGTTGGGCAACCTCACCGCCCGAAAGCTGGTGGTACTGCTTGACCCCACGACGCGGGAATACCAAATCGACTGGGAGCGAAGCGCTTTGGTGAATGGCCTGGTGCCCGCACAGTTCACGGTGGCCGAGGACAACAGGACCTATGACCTCAGCGGGCAAGCCGGCCCGCTGATGGAGATCCTGCAGATCCTCAAGGACAACAACGTTCCGCTCAATCGGATGGTCGACATCCGGTCGAACCCGGCGCTGCGCGAGCAGATCCAGGCGGTGGTGCGCCGCGCCGCCGCCCAGGCGCCCGCGGCGCACGGGGCCCCGGCCGGAGCGGCGCCGGTCGCCACCCCGCCGCAGGCCTCGATCGCCGAGCGGCTCCAACAGCTCGAGACACTGCGCGCCAGTGGCGCTTTGACCGACGACGAATACAACGCCCGCCGGACCCAGATCATCTCGGAGATCTGAGCCCGTTCGCGTCTACGGAGCGTAGTTAGAACACGTTTCAGTTTCGCTGCTAGCCTGTGATCGGCGAAAGGGGCGTGTCGTGTCGGGACGTGAAGGATCACTGCAGGGACGGGTGGCATTCGTTACCGGCGCCGCTCGCGCGCAAGGCAGAGCGCACGCGGTGCGGCTGGCCCGCGAGGGCGCCGACATCATCGCGCTCGACATCTGCGCGTCGGTGTCGGACACCGTGACCTACACGCCGGCCACCCCCGAGGATCTCAGTGAGACCGTCCGCCTGGTGGAGGCCGAGGGGCGCAAGATCCTGGCCCGCGCCGGCGACATTCGCGACGACCCGACCGTGCGTCAGCTGGTGGCCGACGGCGTGGAGCAGTTCGGCCGGCTCGACATCGTGGTGGCCAACGCCGGGGTGCTGGGCTGGGGCCGGGTCTGGGAACTCACCGACGAGCAGTGGGACACCGTGATCGGGGTCAACCTGACGGGCACCTGGCGCACCCTGCGCGCCGCGATTCCCGCCATGATCGAGGCCGGCAACGGCGGATCGATTGTGGTGGTGAGCTCGTCGGCCGGTCTGAAGGCCACCCCCGGCAACGGCCACTACTCGGCCAGCAAGTTCGGGCTGACCGCGCTGACCAACACGCTGGCGATCGAGCTCGGCGAATACGGTATCCGGGTCAACTCGATTCATCCCTACTCGATCGACACCCCGATGATCGAACCGGAAGCGATGATGGAGATCTTCGCCAAACATCCCCGCTTCGTGCACAGCTTCCCGCCAATGCCGATGCAGTACAAGGGATTCATGGCACCCGAAGAGGTCTCCGACGTCGTCGCCTGGTTGGCCGGCGACGGCGCGGCCACCGTGACGGGCATGCAGATCCCCGTCGATAAGGGCGCCCTAAAGTACTGAGCGTCGCGCGTGCTATGAACTCCACGTGAGCAATCAAGGAATCGTGATCGTCGGGGGCGGGCTGGCTGCGGCCCGCACGGCCGAGCAATTACGCCGGTCGGAGTACACCGGACCCGTCACGATCGTCAGCGACGAGGTCCATCTGCCCTACGACCGGCCGCCGTTGTCGAAGGAAGTCCTGCGCAAAGAGGTCGATGATGTCGCCCTCAAGCCGCGTGAGTTCTACGACGAGAACAACATCACGCTGCGCCTCGGTGCGGCGGCCACCGGCCTGGACACCGTCGCGCAGAGCCTGACCCTTTCCGACGGAACGTCGCTCGGCTACGACGAGCTGGTGATTGCGACCGGGTTGGTCCCGCGGCGCATTCCTGCGTTCCCGGATCTCGAGGGCATTCGCGTGCTGAGGTCGTTCGACGAGAGCATGGCGTTGCGCGAGCATGCCGCTAAGGCGCACAACGCCGTGGTCATCGGAGCCGGATTCATCGGCTGCGAGGTCGCGGCCAGCCTGCGCAGCATGGGGGTCGAGGTGGTGCTGGTGGAGCCGCAGCCGACGCCGTTGGCTTCGGTGCTCGGCGAACAGATCGGCGAGCTGGTGTCGCGGCTGCATCGCAACGAGGGCGTCGACGTGCGCACCGGCATCGGCGTGGCGGAGGTGCGCGGCGACGGCCACGTCGACACCGTGGTGCTCAGTGATGGCACCGAGTTGGCCGCCGACCTGGTCGTCGTCGGTATCGGATCGCGGCCGGCCACCGAGTGGCTCGACGGCAGCGGGGTCGACGTCGACAACGGGGTCATCTGCGACGAGGCCGGACGCACCAGCGCGCCCAACGTGTGGGCGCTCGGAGACGTCGCCTCCTGGCGCGATGCGACGGGACATCAAGCACGCGTGGAGCATTGGAGCAACGTGGCCGACCAGGCCCGAGTCGTGGTACCCGCGATGCTCGGTCAGCAGGTGCCGTCTATCACGGTAGTGCCCTACTTCTGGAGCGACCAGTACGACGTCAAGATCCAGTGCCTGGGCGAGCCGGAAGCCACCGACATCGTGCACCTTGTCGAGGACGACGGACGAAAGTTCCTGGCCTACTACGAGCGGGACGGGGTAGTAGTCGGCGTGGTCGGCGGCGGTCTGCCGGGCAAAGTCATGAAGGCCCGCGGCAAAATCGCTGCGGCAACACCGATTTCGGAGCTGTTAGGCTGACATCATGCACCGGGTGGCGATACTCGATGACTATGCCGGTATGGCACTCGAGTTCGCCGACTGGTCGCCGGTGCAGAGCCGGGCCGAGATCACCGTCTTCGATCGGCATCTCGGTCAAGCGGAAGCGGCCGAGGTCCTGCAGCCGTTCGACGTGATCTGCACGATGCGCGAACGGATGGCGTTGCCGCGCACGCTGCTCGAGCGGCTGCCGAACCTGAAGCTGATAACGATCGTAGGGATGAGCCTGCCGAGCCTGGACATGGCCGCGGCCACCGAATCCGGTGTGCTGGTTGCCCATTCGGATTTCGCCAACCCCCGGTTCCGGGCGGTGCGCGACGCCACCCCGGAACTCGCCTGGGGCTTGCTGATCGCGACGGTGCGCAACCTGGCCGAAGAGCACCGGAGGATGCGCGATGGCGGGTGGCAGAACAGCGTCGGCGTGACGCTGGCCGGTAAGACCCTCGGGCTGCTGGGCCTGGGCAGGACCGGTAAGCGAATGGCCGAGTACGGCGGCGTGTTTGGCATGGAAGTCGTTGCGTGGAGCCAGAATCTCACCGCGGAGGCCGCGATGGCAGCCGGGGCGCGCCGGGTCGAGAAGACGGCATTGTTCGAATCCGCCGATGTGGTCTCGATCCATCTGGTGCTCTCCGAGCGGACCCGAGGTTTGGTCGGCGAACCAGAGCTGGCTTTGATGCGGCCGCACGCCTACTTGATCAACACGTCCAGGGGCCCGATCGTCGACGAGGCGGCGCTGATCTCTGCGCTGCAGACCGGTCGTATCGCCGGAGCCGGCCTCGACGTCTTCGACGTCGAACCTCCCGAGCCTGATCATCCGCTGCGCCGTCTGCCGAACGTGACGTTGTCCCCCCACCTGGGATACGTCACCCGCGAGATGCTGAGTGCCTTCTACACGGACACCATCGAAGCGGTCGTAGCCTGGCTGGACGGTGCGCCGATCCGGATCGCCAATCCCGAGGCGTTGAGCTAGACTTCGCAAAATACCCGGGACACAAGCGATTCGGATGAACCGCCCCCCAGTTCGCGGCCAAATCCTGTCGCCTCAGAATTCGCCCAGGTAGAACCGCGCGCCCTGATCGTCGGTGCACTCGGCGCTGATGCCGTAGGGCTGGCGGGTCGGCTCGTCGCGCACCGTGCCGCCGGCTTCGCGGACTCGCGCGACCGCCACGTCGATGTCGGCCACCGTCCACATCGGCACGGTGGTGGGACGCGCACTGCCACCGGCGGCGCCGGCCATCGGATGCGTGTCCACCACCTGCCAGCCGTCGGAGATGCGGCCCGGCTCGAACGTCCACCCCAGCAGCCGACCGTAGAAGTTGCGGAACGCGGCCGAATCCGGCACCTGGTAGGTGACATAAGACAGTTCACCGGGCCCAGAACCGTTGATTTCCGGCCGCTTTCGGCCGGCGATGGGTTGGTGAACCGCGAAGGCCGTGCCTTGCGGGTCGGTGGCGTCGAGTACTACGCCGTACTCGGTATCCCGGATTTCGCCGGGAACGCCGCCGGCTTCGGCTATCGCGATGCGGGCGGCCTGCACGTCGTCGACGGCGTAGCAGCAGAACAAGGTGGCGGGTTCGTCGGTGGCGAAGATGCCGGTCGGCAGGTCGGTATTGGTCACCCGGTGTGACGCGGGGTCGTATGTCCAGCCCAGGACGTGGCCGTAGAAGGCCGCCGCGCGATCGGCATCCGGAGTCCACACCGAGATGTATCCGATGTCGCCGTGTGCGATGCCCGAAACCGGCACGGCCGTCGGCCCGGACAACATCCAGCGGTGCCCGAACGGGTCGAGGATAGTGGCGTTGCGGGTTCCGTGATTCTGGTAGATCTCCCGCTCGACGGTCGCTCCGTGGTCGCGCGCCTGCTGCAGGGCGGCACCGGTGTCGGCGACGTGCAACATCAGACTGACCGAAACCGCTTTCGCTGCAGGTGCTTTCAGGCCGATCTCGGGATATTCGTCGGCCAGGTACAGCACGCCGTCGCCGATCGCGATCTCGGCGTGCCCGATGCGCCCGTCGTCCATCACGATTGGGTCGCCGACGACCAGGGCGCCGAACGCGCCGGCGTACCATTCGATGGCCGCGCGTGCGTTCGCCACGCTGAGGTAGGGCAATGCCGCCGGCCGCGGCGCCCGCGTTGCAACGGGTTGGGCCAGGTCGGTTAGGGCAGTCGTGGTGCCGCTCATGACAACTCCTTCGGGTAGCGATAGTGCGGATTCCAGTTGCCGGCGCAGCCGCGCGGCAAAAACCGAATCGGGTTGAACCGGAAGGTCATTGGTGCGCAACACGCGCAGTGGGTCGTTGCGGTTACGCTCGTTCATGATGTGCCTCCTTCCGGATACTGCTTCTTGAATGCTCGGCGCGCCCGGACCAGCAACGCTTCGGTGGCATGGACCGTGCGCCCGATCAGCTCGGCGCATTCGCCGACGCTGCAGTCGTCCATGTAGCGCAGCACCAGCACCGTGCGGTGCGGCTCGGTCAGCCGGGCCAGCACGGCTTCGGCGACCATGCGATCCAGCTCGGCGTCCCAGTCGTCGGCGGTGTCGACGGGTTCGGGAAGCTCGGCCATCGGCACGCTGAGCCGGTCCTGGCCGCGCCGATAGTGGTCGGCCAGTTTGTGTCGCGCCACGCCGAGCAACCACGCAACCGAGACCGGCGGTGGTGCTGCCCGACGCGCCGCGTCCATCGCCGCGAGGAAGGTCTCCGAGGTCAGGTCCTCTGCCGCGGCACGTTCGCCGCAGCGTCGGACGAAGTACCCGTAAACCACCGGCAACGCCTCGTCGTAGAGCGCCAAAAGCGCGCGTCGAGCGTCGGATTGGTGATCCATTTCGGCGCCCACACCCTTATCGTCGCCGCGGCACCGCGAACTCCGACGGGTTGAGGGCGAAAATTTCCTAATTGCCTGTCGCTATCGCCAGTCCACGGGTGGGCCGTGCGGATGGCATTCACCTAGCACCACACCCTCACCGCCGGGCCAGCGGTGCACGCGCACCAGGAACTTGAGCGGACCGCCCGGGCCGTCGCGCGCGGGTTCCATCGTCAGATGCGCGAACGGCGCTGAGGCGTCGGCGCGTTCGCCGAGCACGTTGACCCCATCGCGCACGGCGCTGCGTTCGTCCTGCGACAGGTACTGCCACGTGATCGAATGCCACAGCACCGTCAGTGCGCCGTCGGCCAGTGTCAGGCCGCCCACGGCGGCGCCCGCACTCTGTCGCACCAGGAGGGCGGGCACCGTGCGGGCGACCGCGATGGCGCCGCGCAGCCGCTCCAGCCGGGCGGCTTGGTCGGGCCAGACGTAGCTCAGCGCGGTCATCTCGCCTTCGGCGCCGGTGACGTCGACCGGCGCGATGTCGTAGCCACGTCGTTCGACGATCCGCACCGAACCGGCCGGCGGCACTCGGCCCTGCCAGGCGTCGTCGATGACCACCGGCGAGTCGATCGGTCCCCATTGCCCGCCGCCGTAGCGGTAGTGGTATTGGTCGGGCCGCAGGTTCAGCCCAGCGCTCGATCCGATCTCGAAAAGCCTGATCGGGAAATCGATTTCGCGGTTGATATGCAGCAGCGCACCGATCAGCGCGGCGGATCGGCCTACCTCATTGGTTTGCGGCGGCTGCCCCAGCGCCGTGCGCAGCGACTCGGCGTGGGCCGCCGCGGCGAGCTTGATCTCCGGCCATGCGCTGCCGGCATCCCAGGTGCCGCCGGTGCTGGGATACCACTGGCGCAACCCCTCGGCCCGCCCGTCGAGCACCAACCGGTGCAGGCCGCCCAGCAGCCGCAGCGGCACCGCATCCCGCGACGGGTCGTCCTCGTGGCCGGACAGGATCGCCGCGAAGATCCCACCGGTTTCGACGTCGGAGGCCACCAGCTCGAACAGCTCGTCGTACATCGTTGATCCGGAGGCACCGCAGAACCGCCCCTGCGACCGCAGGGTGTGCAGCAGGTGTTCGCTGTTGGCGGTCATGCTTTCAGCTTGTTAAGCCCGGGACCGACAACGTCGAAGGCATTGCCGAGTGCGGCCTGCAACGTGACGGACTCGTCGCGCAGCCAATGCTCGTAGGCCGAGAGGGCGACCCCGAGCAGCGTCCATGCGACGGTCTGCGGCGCCAAGTCGGTCGTCATGGCGCCCGAGCGCTGGGCGACGAACGCCGCGATCACCTCGCGCCAGCCGGCGTACATCGTCATCGAATACGCCTGCAGTTCGGCGGTTTGCAGGATGACCCGCATCCGCTGACGGTGCTGGACGGTCTCGGAGTCGTCAAAGGTGTTGAATGCCAGCAGTGCTGCCCGCAGCGCATCGCCCAGCGGAACTCGCGGACCGACGGTGTCGAGCAGCTCGCGAAGATGGGCGAGGTGGCTGTCGAAGTCGCCCCAGAGGATGGCGTTCTTGGAGGCGTAGTAGCGGAACAGTGTGCGGCGCGAGATCCCGGCGGCCTGCGCGACGTCGTCGACACTCACCTCGGCGAATCCCCGTGCGGTGAACAACGCGATGGCGACGTCGGTGATGTGGTCCGGCGTCGTCGAGCGGCGCCGACCGACCCGCGCCTGCGGATGCATCAGACCCGCCCTTCCGTTTCGGCACTCGATGCCATATTCTGACGACGATTGTGGCAAGATCGACCTTCGTTGTCGAGACCGTAGGAGAGGCAATTCATATGGATCGCGAGATCGAAACCGACGCCGAGCTCGTCACCGAGACGCTGGTTGAAGAGGTGTCCATCGACGGAATGTGCGGGGTCTACTGACCGTGCCTGCGCGCGCGCAGGCACGATCGACCGAAAGTCGGTTCGACCCTGATCGCGGTTGGCGATTACACCCGAAGGTCGCGGTCCGTCCAGAACCGTTTGGCGCACTGCTTTATCACTTCGGCACCCGCAAGCTTTCGTTTCTGAAGAACCGCACCATTCTTGCGGTCGTGCAATCGCTGGCCGACCATCCCGACGTCCGGTCCGCCCTGCGGGCCGAGGGAGTCGACGACTCAGAGCAGGGGCCGTACCTGCACGCGTTGGGTGTGCTGGTCGATTCCCGCATGCTGGTGCCCCAGGAGGACCATCAATGACAACAGCGGCTCCGGTACCCCGGCTCCTCGAGCAATTCGAGCATGGGCTGGACGCACCCATCTGCCTGACGTGGGAACTCACTTACGCCTGCAACCTGGCCTGCGTGCACTGCCTTTCCTCGTCGGGTAAGCGCGATCCACGCGAGCTGTCCACCCGACAGTGCATGGACATCATCGACGAGCTGGAACGCATGCAGGTGTTCTACGTCAACATCGGTGGCGGGGAACCGACTGTGCGCCAGGACTTTTGGGAGCTTGTCGACTACGCCACCGCGCACCACGTCGGGGTGAAGTTCTCCACTAACGGGGTCCGCATCACGCCGGAGGTCGCCGCGCGACTGGCGGCCAGCGATTACGTCGATGTCCAGATCTCGCTGGACGGCGCCACCGCCGAGGTCAACGACGCCGTCCGCGGGCCGGGTTCCTTCGCGATGGCGGTGCGTGCGCTGGAGAATCTGGCCGCGGCCGGCTTCAAAGATGCCAAGATCTCTGTCGTGGTCACCCGCCACAACGTCGACCAGCTCGACGAATTCGCCGCTCTGGCAAACCGTTACGGCGCAACGCTGCGGATCACCCGGCTGCGGCCCTCGGGACGTGGCGCGGATGTCTGGGAAGACCTACACCCCACCGCGGCCCAGCAGGTCCAGCTCTACGACTGGCTGGTCGCCAAGGGGGAGCGGGTGCTCACCGGCGACTCATTCTTCCATCTGGCTCCGCTTGGCGCCTCCGGGGCGCTGTCCGGCTTGAACATGTGTGGAGCCGGTCGAGTGGTGTGCCTGATCGACCCGGTGGGCGACGTGTACGCCTGCCCGTTCGCCATCCACGACCGCTTTCTGGCCGGAAACGTTTTGTCCGATGGCGGTTTTGACAACGTCTGGAAGAACGCTCCGCTGTTCCGTGAACTGCGCGAGCCTCAATCGGCGGGCGCCTGCGGAAGTTGCGGGCACTACGACAGCTGCCGTGGCGGTTGCATGGCGGCCAAGTTCTTCACCGGCCTGCCAATGGACGGGCCGGATCCCGAATGCGTCCAGGGGCACAGCCAGTCGGCACTGGCCCGGGATCGGGAGACTCCGCGCCCGCGTGCCGATCACTCGCGCGTCCAGAAGGTCCGCCAGCCGGTGCCGCTGACGCTGTCGGTGCGGCCGCCGCAGCAACCGCCGGCGCGGCTGTGTAACGAAAGCCCGGTGTAGTCGTGGCCGACGAGTGGTTTGAAACCGTCGCCATCGCTCAGCAGCGCGCAAAGCGCCGGTTGCCGAAATCCGTTTATTCGGCGCTTGTTGCGGCCAGCGAAAAGGGAATTACGGTCTCCGACAATGTCGACGCCTTTGGAGAACTCGGATTCGCGCCGCATGTGGTAGGCGCGCAGGAAAAGCGCGAGTTGTCGACAACCGTTATGGGACAAGATATTTCCATGCCGGTGTTGATTTCGCCGACCGGTGTTCAGGCGGTGGACCCGGACGGTGAGGTGGCCGTCGCGCGGGCCGCGGCGGCACGGGGAACCGCGATGGGTCTGTCCTCGTTCGCCAGCAAGCCGATCGAGGAAGTGATCGCGGCAAACTCCAAACTGTTCTTTCAGGTGTATTGGCTGGGCGGGCGCGACGCCATCGCCGACCGGGTGGAGCGGGCGCGCGCGGCCGGCGCGGTCGGTTTGATCGTCACCACCGACTGGTCCTTCTCGCACGGGCGCGACTGGGGCAGCCCCAAGATTCCCGAAGAAATGAACCTGCGGACCATTCTGCGGTTGTCGCCGGAGGCGGCCCTTAAGCCCCGGTGGTTCCTGAAGTGGGCGAAGACCATGCGTCCGCCGGCGTTGTCGGTGCCCAACCAGGCGGCGCGCGGCGAGGCCGGTCCGCCTTTCTTCCAGGCCTACGGCGAGTGGATGGGCACCCCGCCGCCGACGTGGGAGGACATCGCGTGGCTGCGCGAGTTGTGGGGCGGTCCGTTCATGCTCAAGGGCGTCATGCGTGTCGATGACGCGAAAAGAGCTGTGGATGCTGGTGTTTCGGCGATATCGGTGTCCAACCACGGCGGCAACAACCTGGACGGGACGCCAGCGTCCATCCGGGCGCTGCCCCCGGTGGTAGCCGCGGTCGGTGACCAGGTCGAGGTGTTGCTGGACGGCGGCATCCGGCGCGGTAGCGACGTGGTGAAGGCCGTGGCCTTGGGAGCGCGGGCGGTGATGATCGGCCGCGCCTATCTGTGGGGCCTCGCCGCGAACGGTCAAGCCGGCGTCGAGAACGTGCTCGACGTCCTGCGCGGGGGTATCGACTCGGCGCTCATCGGGCTCGGGCATGCCTCGATCCACGACTTGCGCCCCGACGACATTCTGGTGCCGGACGGCTTCACCCGCGCGCTCGGCGTTCCGTCGGCCTGATCTCGGCGCCGCCCGAGTTAATCTGCGGCATGTCGGGCGGCTTTGCCATATTTAGCGCCTCGGGTGCTGCGCCGGACCCAGTCGTGGCGCCGTCGAATTCAGGCGGATGTGGGATTGCGAGCGAAAATCGACGTATGCGAAAATTGTGATACGCGCGTGGCAACCGTGACGGACGAGCCGAATTTCGGCGCCCCGATGAACAGCCCAGAAAAAAAATAACTTTGAACGCTCAACAATTGGTGCACGCCAGGTGAATTCGGCCTACCATCACCGAGTGCCCGTACTCGGCGAATTAGGAGCTGCGACGTCGAACGAGCTATTTCCTACCTCGCCGTCGATAATGGTCCCGCTGGGGTCGACCGAGCAACATGGTCCGCACCTGCCGTTGGATACCGACACCCGCATCGCGACGGCGGTCGCCAGGGGGGCGCGGGCACGCCTGGAGCAGGCCTGGTGGGTGGCGCCGGCTATCTCCTACGGCGCCAGCGGCGAGCATCAGAGTTTCGCCGGAACGATCTCCATCGGCACCGACGCCTTGACAATGCTGCTGGTCGAGTACGGCAGGTCGGCCGGGGACTGGGTCCAGCGCCTGGCCTTCGTCAATGGCCACGGCGGCAACACGGAGGCGTTGCACCGCGCCGTAACCACACTTCGCAGCGAAGGTCGCGACGTCGCCTGGTGCCCGTGCGCGGCCGCCGGCGCCGACGCCCATGCCGGCCATACCGAAACATCGG from the Mycobacterium lentiflavum genome contains:
- a CDS encoding PE family protein, whose protein sequence is MSFVNATPEYVAAAASDLEKIGSSINYANSVASGATSAVQAAGADAVSASISHLFGVHAAAYQAISAQAALFHNQFVQLMSGGAQQYADTEVVNAQPLSVAPQAVAGAANVSGQAMSSQQFIGAAAQAGGVASGVPVAAAVQPAAAAPAAVTAPAAAPAATVTPMAATTTVAAAPAGPSATAPHAETSAYAAAAAPAAAAAAPAAAPAAAAADVAGPATASAAPADVAAAELSSATMLPAAMPLSNGPAMAPPPTSPKGAPPKPSR
- a CDS encoding SHOCT domain-containing protein translates to MLARYLKTQLVVLLCGGLVGPIFLVVYFTLGLGNLLQWMFYVGLLITVADVLIALALTNYGAKSAAKSALLEQHGVLALAQIVGLSETGTRINDQPLVKVDLHIEGPGITAFDSQDRVIANVTRLGNLTARKLVVLLDPTTREYQIDWERSALVNGLVPAQFTVAEDNRTYDLSGQAGPLMEILQILKDNNVPLNRMVDIRSNPALREQIQAVVRRAAAQAPAAHGAPAGAAPVATPPQASIAERLQQLETLRASGALTDDEYNARRTQIISEI
- a CDS encoding mycofactocin-coupled SDR family oxidoreductase — encoded protein: MSGREGSLQGRVAFVTGAARAQGRAHAVRLAREGADIIALDICASVSDTVTYTPATPEDLSETVRLVEAEGRKILARAGDIRDDPTVRQLVADGVEQFGRLDIVVANAGVLGWGRVWELTDEQWDTVIGVNLTGTWRTLRAAIPAMIEAGNGGSIVVVSSSAGLKATPGNGHYSASKFGLTALTNTLAIELGEYGIRVNSIHPYSIDTPMIEPEAMMEIFAKHPRFVHSFPPMPMQYKGFMAPEEVSDVVAWLAGDGAATVTGMQIPVDKGALKY
- a CDS encoding NAD(P)/FAD-dependent oxidoreductase, which translates into the protein MSNQGIVIVGGGLAAARTAEQLRRSEYTGPVTIVSDEVHLPYDRPPLSKEVLRKEVDDVALKPREFYDENNITLRLGAAATGLDTVAQSLTLSDGTSLGYDELVIATGLVPRRIPAFPDLEGIRVLRSFDESMALREHAAKAHNAVVIGAGFIGCEVAASLRSMGVEVVLVEPQPTPLASVLGEQIGELVSRLHRNEGVDVRTGIGVAEVRGDGHVDTVVLSDGTELAADLVVVGIGSRPATEWLDGSGVDVDNGVICDEAGRTSAPNVWALGDVASWRDATGHQARVEHWSNVADQARVVVPAMLGQQVPSITVVPYFWSDQYDVKIQCLGEPEATDIVHLVEDDGRKFLAYYERDGVVVGVVGGGLPGKVMKARGKIAAATPISELLG
- a CDS encoding D-2-hydroxyacid dehydrogenase family protein, encoding MHRVAILDDYAGMALEFADWSPVQSRAEITVFDRHLGQAEAAEVLQPFDVICTMRERMALPRTLLERLPNLKLITIVGMSLPSLDMAAATESGVLVAHSDFANPRFRAVRDATPELAWGLLIATVRNLAEEHRRMRDGGWQNSVGVTLAGKTLGLLGLGRTGKRMAEYGGVFGMEVVAWSQNLTAEAAMAAGARRVEKTALFESADVVSIHLVLSERTRGLVGEPELALMRPHAYLINTSRGPIVDEAALISALQTGRIAGAGLDVFDVEPPEPDHPLRRLPNVTLSPHLGYVTREMLSAFYTDTIEAVVAWLDGAPIRIANPEALS
- a CDS encoding VOC family protein, which gives rise to MNERNRNDPLRVLRTNDLPVQPDSVFAARLRRQLESALSLPEGVVMSGTTTALTDLAQPVATRAPRPAALPYLSVANARAAIEWYAGAFGALVVGDPIVMDDGRIGHAEIAIGDGVLYLADEYPEIGLKAPAAKAVSVSLMLHVADTGAALQQARDHGATVEREIYQNHGTRNATILDPFGHRWMLSGPTAVPVSGIAHGDIGYISVWTPDADRAAAFYGHVLGWTYDPASHRVTNTDLPTGIFATDEPATLFCCYAVDDVQAARIAIAEAGGVPGEIRDTEYGVVLDATDPQGTAFAVHQPIAGRKRPEINGSGPGELSYVTYQVPDSAAFRNFYGRLLGWTFEPGRISDGWQVVDTHPMAGAAGGSARPTTVPMWTVADIDVAVARVREAGGTVRDEPTRQPYGISAECTDDQGARFYLGEF
- a CDS encoding RNA polymerase sigma factor, whose amino-acid sequence is MDHQSDARRALLALYDEALPVVYGYFVRRCGERAAAEDLTSETFLAAMDAARRAAPPPVSVAWLLGVARHKLADHYRRGQDRLSVPMAELPEPVDTADDWDAELDRMVAEAVLARLTEPHRTVLVLRYMDDCSVGECAELIGRTVHATEALLVRARRAFKKQYPEGGTS
- a CDS encoding DUF2332 domain-containing protein, whose protein sequence is MTANSEHLLHTLRSQGRFCGASGSTMYDELFELVASDVETGGIFAAILSGHEDDPSRDAVPLRLLGGLHRLVLDGRAEGLRQWYPSTGGTWDAGSAWPEIKLAAAAHAESLRTALGQPPQTNEVGRSAALIGALLHINREIDFPIRLFEIGSSAGLNLRPDQYHYRYGGGQWGPIDSPVVIDDAWQGRVPPAGSVRIVERRGYDIAPVDVTGAEGEMTALSYVWPDQAARLERLRGAIAVARTVPALLVRQSAGAAVGGLTLADGALTVLWHSITWQYLSQDERSAVRDGVNVLGERADASAPFAHLTMEPARDGPGGPLKFLVRVHRWPGGEGVVLGECHPHGPPVDWR
- the mftR gene encoding mycofactocin system transcriptional regulator (MftR, the mycofactocin system transcriptional regulator, is an uncharacterized TetR family DNA-binding transcription factor. Its role is inferred by context. It occurs as part of the biosynthesis locus for mycofactocin, a partially characterized electron carrier derived from the terminal Val-Tyr dipeptide of the precursor peptide MftA, through a radical SAM enzyme-mediated process.) — protein: MHPQARVGRRRSTTPDHITDVAIALFTARGFAEVSVDDVAQAAGISRRTLFRYYASKNAILWGDFDSHLAHLRELLDTVGPRVPLGDALRAALLAFNTFDDSETVQHRQRMRVILQTAELQAYSMTMYAGWREVIAAFVAQRSGAMTTDLAPQTVAWTLLGVALSAYEHWLRDESVTLQAALGNAFDVVGPGLNKLKA